The DNA region GGGCCGCACGGGCCGCTGGTGCTCGCGGTGAACCCGGGGGCCGGGTCCACCAAGCTCGGCCTGTTCCGCGGGGGCGGGCTGGTCCGCGAGGAGAAGGTGCTGCACCCCGAGGCGATGGCGCGGCCCGCGGCGCGGATCTGGGACGAGCTGCCCGGGCGCGTCGCCGCGGCGGAGGACTTCCTCGCTCGCGCCGGGGTGCGGGCGGGCGACCTCGCCGCGGTGGCCGGGCGCGGCGGGCTGCTCCCGCCGCTCGCCGCCGGCGCGTACCTCGTGGACGACGCGCTCGTCGCCGAGCTGGAGCGGGCCGCGCACGGGGAGCACGCCTCGAACCTGGGCGCGCCCATGGCGCGGGCGCTCGCCGCGCCGCACGGGTGCCCGGCGCTGGTCGTGGACCCGGTCTCGGTGGACGAGCTCGCGCCGGTGGCGCGCGTCACCGGCCTCGCCGGGGTGGAGCGCACCAGCTTCGCGCACGCGCTCAACCTGCGCGCGGTGGCGCGGCGCCACGCGGCCTCGGCCGGCCGGCCGCTCGAGGCGCTCGCGCTCGTGCTCGCGCACCTCGGCACCGGCATCTCGCTCTGCGCCCTGGCCGGCGGCCGGATGGTGGACGTGGTGAACCCGCGCGACGAGGGGCCGTTCTCCGGCGACCGGGCCGGCGGCGTGCCGGCCACCGCGCTCGTGGACCTGTGCTTCGCGCCGGGCGCCGACGCACGGACGGTGAAGCGGCGGCTGTTCGGCGACGGCGGGCTCTACGCGCACCTCGGCACGCGCGACGTCCGCGAGGCGCTGGCGCGGGCCGGGCGCGGGGACGCCCGGGCCGCGCTGCTCGTGGACGCGATGTGCTACCAGGCCGCGAAGGCCGTGGCGGCGATGGCCGTCGCGCTCGACGGCCGGGTGGACGCGATCGTGCTCACCGGCGGCCTCGCCCACCTCGCGCCGGTGGTCGAGGGCGTCCGGCGCCGGGTGGCGTGGATCGCGCCGGTGGAGGTCCACCCGGGCGAGGACGAGCTGCGGGCGCTCGCCGAGGGCGCGCTGCGCGTCCTCTCGGGCGAGGAGCCGGCGCGGCCCTACGCGCCGCTCGCGCCCGATCGCTGACCCCGGCGCGGCAGCGCCCCGGCCAGCCGGCGCACCGCCTCCGCCAGCTCGCGCGCGTCGAGGCGCCCGAAGCCGAGCCGCAGGAACGGGCGCGCCCGGCGGTCGTGCGCGAACAGCCGCCCCGGCTGCACCGCCACCCCGGCGCGGAGCGCCCGCGCCGCCCAGGCGCCGGGGTCGATGCCGGGCGCGACGCGGCACCAGAGCGCCATGCCGCCCGCCGGCGTCCGGAAGGAGAGCGCGCCGCCGAGGCGCGCCCCGAGCTCGGCCGCGAGCGCCTCGCGCCGGCCCGCGTAGACGCGGCGGGTCCGCCAGGCGTGCCGCTGCGCCTCGCCCTCCTCGAACAGCTCGGCCACGGCGGCCTCCACCGCGAGGTCGCCCTGCCGATCGAGGAAGCGGCGGTGCGCGGTGAGCCGCTCGATCGCGTCCGGCGGGCCGGCCAGCCAGCCGAGGCGCAGGCCCGGGGCGAGGACCTTGGAGAGCGTGCCCACGTAGACCACCACCCCGGCGCCGTCGGCGCTGGCGAGCGGCGGCACCGGCCGGCCCTCGTAGTGGAACTCGGCGTCGTAGTCGTCCTCGAGCACGAGCAGCCGCGCGCGGCGGGCGAGGTCGAGCAGCGCGAGCCGCCGGGCGGGCGCGAGCGTGACGGTGGTCGGGTACTGGTGGTGCGGGGTGAGGTAGACCGCGCGGATCGCGCCGGCCGCCGCGAGCGCCTCGAGCCGCTCCACCTCGAGCCCGCGCGCGTCCACCGGCACCGGCACGGTGCGCAGGCCGGCCAGGCGCAGCGACTCCCACGCCGGCCGGTAGCCGAGCGCCTCGACCGCGACGCCGTCGCCGGGGGAGAGCAGCGCCCGCCCGGCCAGGGAGAGCGCCATCTGCGCGCCGCGGGTGACGAGGATCCCGTCCGCGTCCACGGCCAGGCCGCGCGCCTCGCCCAGCATGCGCGCGAGCGCGGCCCGCAGGCGCGGGTGGCCGGCGGCGTCGCCGTAGGCGAGGTGCTCGCGCCGGCGCAGCGCCCGGCGGTAGGCGCTCCCGAGCGCGGCCACCGGCACGAGCCGCGGATCGGGGGTGCCGCCGAGGAGCTCGAGCGTGCCGGGCGGCAGCGCCTCCCAGGTGGCGTCGGACGGGGCGGGGGGCAGATCGAAGCCGGCGCGCGCGGCCGGGCCGGGCGCGCCCGCGGCGCCGCGGGGCACCGGCGGGAGGTCGCGCGAGACGAGCGTGGCGCGGGCCGGATCGGACGCGATCCAGCCCTCCGCGGCCAGCTCGCCGTAGGCGGCGAGCACGGTGTTGCGGTGGACGCCGAGCGTCCGCGCCAGCGCGCGGCTGGAGGGGAGCGGCGCGCCGGGGCGGAGCGCGCCGGCGCGGATCCGCGCGGCGAGCGCGCGGGCGATCTGCACCGAGAGCGGGGCCGGGTCGGCGCGGTCGAGCGCGAGCGGGGTCTGCCAGGTCCGCACTGGTCCACCGAATTACTCGAAACTGGACCTTCTCGCCAGACCAGCCCCGGCGCAGGCTGCCGCGCATGAGACGCGAGCTCTTCCGGGCCGGCCGCGCGGAGGCCCTGGCGCTGCTGCGGCGGGCGCCCACCGTGCACCTCGCCACCACCACCCCCGAGGGCGCGCCGGTGCTGCGCGCGCTCGACGCCGCCGTGCTCGACGACGGGGTCTGGTTCCACGGCGCGCGCGCCGGCGAGAAGGCGCGCTGCCTGGGCCGCCCGGCGGTGGTCGCCGCGGAGGAGCTGGTGGCGCACCTGCCCAGCTGGATGGCGGACCCGGTGCGCGCCTGCCCGGCCACCACGCTCTACCGGAGCGTGCAGGCGCACGGGACGCTGGAGGAGCTGACCGACCCGGCCCGGAAGGCCGAGGTGCTCTCGGCGCTGATGGCGCGCTGGCAGCCGGAGGGGCGCTACCGGCCCATCCGCGCCGACGATCCGCTCTACGCGGGCGAGCTGCGCGGGATCCTGGTGCTGGGCGTCCGCCTGGGCGAGGCGCTCGACGGCAAGTGGAAGCTGCTCCAGAACCGCTCGCCCGAGCAGCTCGGCGCGGCGCTCGAGGGGCTGTGGGCGCGCGGCGCGCCCGGCGACGTCGCCGCCGTCGAGGCGGTCCGGGCCGCGAACCCGGCCGCGCCGGAGCCGGCGTTCCTCGCGGCGGGGATCCCCGGGGTCCGGCTGCACGTCGCGCTGGGCGAGGGGGACGCGCCGGCGGTCGAGGCGCTCCTCGCCGGGGAGTACTGGTGGGAGGGCGAGCCCGCCGCGCTGGCCGGCCCCTCGCACCTCGCCTCCACCGCCTGGGTGGGCGCCCGCGACGCGGACGGCGGGCTCGTCGCCTCGGCGCGCGCCATGGCCGATCCGCGCCACGCCTGGATCTACGACGTGGTGGTGGCGCCGGCCTGGCGCGGGCGCGGCCTCGGCAAGCGGCTCCTGGCGCTGCTCCTCGACCACCCCGCGCTCCGCCGCACCCGCTTCGTGCGCCTC from Anaeromyxobacter dehalogenans 2CP-C includes:
- the buk gene encoding butyrate kinase; translation: MSASAGPHGPLVLAVNPGAGSTKLGLFRGGGLVREEKVLHPEAMARPAARIWDELPGRVAAAEDFLARAGVRAGDLAAVAGRGGLLPPLAAGAYLVDDALVAELERAAHGEHASNLGAPMARALAAPHGCPALVVDPVSVDELAPVARVTGLAGVERTSFAHALNLRAVARRHAASAGRPLEALALVLAHLGTGISLCALAGGRMVDVVNPRDEGPFSGDRAGGVPATALVDLCFAPGADARTVKRRLFGDGGLYAHLGTRDVREALARAGRGDARAALLVDAMCYQAAKAVAAMAVALDGRVDAIVLTGGLAHLAPVVEGVRRRVAWIAPVEVHPGEDELRALAEGALRVLSGEEPARPYAPLAPDR
- a CDS encoding PLP-dependent aminotransferase family protein; amino-acid sequence: MRTWQTPLALDRADPAPLSVQIARALAARIRAGALRPGAPLPSSRALARTLGVHRNTVLAAYGELAAEGWIASDPARATLVSRDLPPVPRGAAGAPGPAARAGFDLPPAPSDATWEALPPGTLELLGGTPDPRLVPVAALGSAYRRALRRREHLAYGDAAGHPRLRAALARMLGEARGLAVDADGILVTRGAQMALSLAGRALLSPGDGVAVEALGYRPAWESLRLAGLRTVPVPVDARGLEVERLEALAAAGAIRAVYLTPHHQYPTTVTLAPARRLALLDLARRARLLVLEDDYDAEFHYEGRPVPPLASADGAGVVVYVGTLSKVLAPGLRLGWLAGPPDAIERLTAHRRFLDRQGDLAVEAAVAELFEEGEAQRHAWRTRRVYAGRREALAAELGARLGGALSFRTPAGGMALWCRVAPGIDPGAWAARALRAGVAVQPGRLFAHDRRARPFLRLGFGRLDARELAEAVRRLAGALPRRGQRSGASGA
- a CDS encoding GNAT family N-acetyltransferase, with protein sequence MRRELFRAGRAEALALLRRAPTVHLATTTPEGAPVLRALDAAVLDDGVWFHGARAGEKARCLGRPAVVAAEELVAHLPSWMADPVRACPATTLYRSVQAHGTLEELTDPARKAEVLSALMARWQPEGRYRPIRADDPLYAGELRGILVLGVRLGEALDGKWKLLQNRSPEQLGAALEGLWARGAPGDVAAVEAVRAANPAAPEPAFLAAGIPGVRLHVALGEGDAPAVEALLAGEYWWEGEPAALAGPSHLASTAWVGARDADGGLVASARAMADPRHAWIYDVVVAPAWRGRGLGKRLLALLLDHPALRRTRFVRLVTRDAQGLYACFGFVDAAGQRRFGTSTEMVLVRDGRGA